A stretch of Bacillus pseudomycoides DNA encodes these proteins:
- a CDS encoding triacylglycerol lipase: protein MEKLLWGLLVLCFIVSSIALPASTHAEEGKKNNNPIILVHGFTGWGRDELLGVKYWGGVHDIQENLKRDGYTVHTAAVGPLSSNWDRACELYAQINGGTVDYGAAHAEKHGHDRYGRTYIGFSPNWDETNKVHLVGHSMGGQTIRTLVQLLKEGNQEEREYAKQRADVKVSPLFQGGKSYVHSVTTLATPHNGTTLADGSLLLPAVKQLLVATAGIGENNNLALYDFKLDQWGIKKKTGESFYQYSNRVLNSSILKDTKDISQWDLSTDGAKELNDWVKAQPDVYYFSYSGHATQAAPITGIHLPHITMNKTLMGNAVFLGSYARYEQNRTFIDSSWWQNDGVVNTSSMVGPSTDAIINNNSAPERGKWNHIETKQNWDHLDMVGLSVSDSLGFSDINAFYREIAGNLSNLPK, encoded by the coding sequence ATGGAAAAATTACTTTGGGGATTATTGGTTTTATGTTTTATCGTTTCAAGCATAGCGCTTCCAGCATCAACACATGCAGAAGAAGGTAAGAAAAATAACAATCCAATTATTTTAGTACATGGTTTTACAGGATGGGGAAGAGATGAATTATTGGGTGTAAAGTATTGGGGTGGTGTACATGATATACAAGAAAACTTAAAGAGAGATGGATACACTGTACATACCGCCGCTGTTGGACCGTTATCAAGTAATTGGGATCGTGCATGTGAGTTATATGCTCAAATTAATGGTGGAACAGTTGATTACGGGGCGGCTCATGCTGAGAAACATGGGCATGATCGCTACGGTAGAACATATATTGGATTTTCTCCAAATTGGGATGAAACAAATAAAGTTCACTTAGTTGGGCATAGTATGGGAGGGCAAACAATACGTACATTAGTCCAATTATTAAAAGAGGGTAATCAAGAAGAGAGAGAGTATGCAAAACAGCGTGCGGATGTGAAAGTGTCTCCGTTGTTCCAGGGCGGAAAATCATATGTTCATAGTGTAACGACATTGGCAACTCCTCATAACGGAACAACTCTTGCAGATGGAAGTTTACTTTTACCTGCTGTAAAGCAATTACTCGTCGCAACTGCTGGAATTGGAGAAAATAATAATCTAGCATTATATGATTTTAAGTTGGATCAATGGGGGATTAAAAAGAAAACGGGAGAATCATTTTATCAATATTCAAACCGTGTATTAAATAGTTCCATTTTAAAGGATACAAAAGATATAAGCCAATGGGATTTAAGTACAGATGGAGCAAAGGAATTGAATGACTGGGTAAAAGCGCAACCAGATGTATATTATTTTTCATACAGTGGACATGCGACTCAGGCAGCCCCTATAACAGGAATTCATTTACCGCACATTACTATGAATAAGACACTGATGGGAAATGCAGTTTTCTTAGGGTCATATGCAAGATACGAACAGAATCGTACATTCATTGATTCGTCTTGGTGGCAAAATGATGGCGTGGTAAATACAAGTTCAATGGTAGGACCATCAACTGATGCGATTATAAATAATAATAGTGCACCAGAGCGTGGAAAATGGAATCATATTGAGACAAAACAAAACTGGGATCACCTTGATATGGTTGGATTAAGTGTATCGGATTCGTTAGGATTTTCTGATATTAATGCTTTTTATCGAGAGATTGCTGGAAATCTATCAAATTTACCGAAATAA
- a CDS encoding homoserine dehydrogenase, with protein MKIKVILTGYGAVGEEFIRLVHEKSIILKERYNIEFLIVGIVGRDISIYNDHGLHLEQLLTLGVSTKALQNYAVNNPSAIAKNIWNGNVLIEATSTNLQNGEPGLHYIKKAFQNGMDVVCISKGALVTNWKEIKTEAKLANVRIRYSGATAAALPTLDIGQFSLAGCQIESIEGILNGTTNYILTKMYEENVTFEEALHQAQHKGIAETNSSLDVSGMDSACKLLLLANSLFQSEYSIDYVSVKGIENVTKQDIEKAKEQGKSLKLIGAAYKDHAGNLKLEVCPREIEKGHPLAHVNGTEKGITFHTDTMGKVTSIGGASSPRGAAAAALKDLINLYRRDI; from the coding sequence GTGAAAATAAAAGTTATTTTAACAGGATATGGGGCAGTAGGTGAAGAATTTATACGTTTAGTGCATGAAAAATCCATTATTTTAAAAGAGAGATACAATATCGAATTTTTAATAGTAGGAATTGTTGGACGAGATATATCTATTTATAATGATCATGGCTTACACCTAGAACAGCTGCTTACATTGGGGGTAAGCACGAAAGCGTTGCAAAATTATGCAGTAAATAATCCGAGTGCAATAGCAAAAAATATATGGAATGGAAATGTGTTGATTGAGGCAACATCTACTAATTTACAGAATGGAGAACCTGGGCTCCATTACATTAAAAAAGCTTTTCAAAATGGAATGGATGTTGTATGCATTTCAAAAGGAGCACTTGTTACCAATTGGAAAGAAATAAAAACAGAAGCAAAACTAGCAAACGTGCGTATTCGTTATAGTGGGGCAACTGCAGCTGCACTCCCTACTTTAGATATTGGACAATTTAGTTTAGCGGGGTGCCAAATTGAAAGTATAGAAGGTATTTTAAATGGAACAACAAATTATATTCTTACAAAAATGTATGAAGAAAATGTTACATTCGAGGAGGCATTGCATCAAGCGCAGCACAAAGGGATAGCTGAAACAAACTCATCATTAGATGTAAGTGGAATGGATAGTGCTTGTAAACTATTATTGTTAGCAAATAGTTTATTTCAGTCAGAGTACTCCATTGATTACGTGAGTGTAAAAGGGATAGAGAACGTGACAAAACAAGATATAGAGAAAGCAAAAGAACAAGGTAAATCTCTAAAACTCATTGGAGCGGCATATAAAGATCATGCAGGAAATCTTAAACTTGAAGTATGCCCGCGTGAAATAGAGAAAGGGCACCCATTGGCTCATGTAAATGGAACAGAAAAAGGAATTACTTTTCATACTGATACGATGGGGAAAGTTACTTCAATTGGGGGAGCTTCAAGTCCAAGGGGAGCAGCGGCGGCAGCTTTGAAAGATTTGATTAATTTATATCGGAGAGATATATGA